CGCGGAGATCACTTCGTTCTACCTCAAGCCTGTCGATGAGAAGCCTTTGCCCCGCTTCCGCCCCGGACAGTACATTTCCGTCCAAGTGCACGTTCCTCAGCTTGAATACCCTCAGGCCCGCCAATACTCTCTCAGCGACAAGCCCCGCGACGATTACTACCGCATCAGCGTGAAGAAGGAGACGGGCCTCAACACAGCGAAGCCGGAGGCCAAGGTCAACCCGGGTTATGTCTCCAACATCCTGCACGAGACCGTCAACGAGGGTGATGTGATCAAGGTCTCGCACCCTTGCGGTGACTTCTTCCTGGCTGAACAGGAGCCATCGCACCCGGTCGTCCTCATCGCGGCCGGTGTGGGCCTGacgccactgacctcgatgCTCAACACACTGACCTCCACCCCCGCGGACTCTCAGCGCAAGATTCACTTCATCCACGGTGCGCGCACCACTTCCGTCCGCGCTTTCAAGGACCAGATTAAGTCTCGCGCTGAGCAACTCCCGAACCTCCAGGCCACCTTCTTCACCAGCTCCCCGTCTGCAGATGAGAAGCAGGGCGTCGACTATGACATCCAAGGCCGCATTGACGTGTCCAAGATGGATGCCAACAAGGATCTATTCCTGGACAATGCCCAGACAGAGTTCTACATCTGTGGTCCCACTTCCTTCATGAATGACATTGCCAACAGCTTAAAAACCCGGGGAGTCGCCTCGGAGCGTGTCCACATGGAATTGTTCGGCACTGGCGGCGTACCAGTTTAGGTTATGGCACGGCTGTCCGCACACTTTTACGATGTTACGACTGAGGATTGTAGGCTAGGATATATAATCATGTTTAAACGCTTATATGGATAGATCAATAAGACATCTCTCTATTCCACTACAGGTTCCGGATATTGCTGACAAGCTTGGAATATCGGAAAACTGAGTGTAAGATGCAATCATGCACAGAGTACGATGTTTTTTATGATATTCCTCTGTAAGTTCGTACTTTGGTTGCCATTAGACAGCGCGTTACCGACCTTGATTATACTTTCGCATTCATGGGCAATCTGTCTGGGGACTTTGTATATCTGACCTTGGCGCATTCCATATGATCATCCTGCTATACTTTTGTCTTGCATTCTTATGATATATAATCTTGTTTCCTAGATCACCTTAGGGATGGCGGTCGACATAAGCAAGTCGTTGATTGCGGGCATGACAGGATGAGTCAAATTGTTCTTCACGCTTGGACTGGTGCATAGCGTTTGGCCAGTGAAAGCTGTCAAAGCCTTGTCGGTCCGACA
The sequence above is a segment of the Aspergillus chevalieri M1 DNA, chromosome 6, nearly complete sequence genome. Coding sequences within it:
- the fhpA gene encoding flavohemoprotein (COG:C;~EggNog:ENOG410PJPT;~InterPro:IPR001709,IPR012292,IPR001433,IPR009050, IPR017927,IPR008333,IPR023950,IPR000971,IPR017938, IPR039261;~PFAM:PF00042,PF00175,PF00970;~go_function: GO:0008941 - nitric oxide dioxygenase activity [Evidence IEA];~go_function: GO:0016491 - oxidoreductase activity [Evidence IEA];~go_function: GO:0019825 - oxygen binding [Evidence IEA];~go_function: GO:0020037 - heme binding [Evidence IEA];~go_function: GO:0071949 - FAD binding [Evidence IEA];~go_process: GO:0051409 - response to nitrosative stress [Evidence IEA];~go_process: GO:0055114 - oxidation-reduction process [Evidence IEA]); this translates as MSLTPEQTEIIKATVPVVKEHGNTITTVFYKNMLEAHPELNAIFNTTNQVNGHQPRALAGALFAYASNIDNLGALGPAVELICNKHASLYIQPEHYGIVGKFLLEAMGQVLGDALTPEILDAWAAAYWQLANLFIGRESDIYKQSEGWTQWRDFRVAQKVPESAEITSFYLKPVDEKPLPRFRPGQYISVQVHVPQLEYPQARQYSLSDKPRDDYYRISVKKETGLNTAKPEAKVNPGYVSNILHETVNEGDVIKVSHPCGDFFLAEQEPSHPVVLIAAGVGLTPLTSMLNTLTSTPADSQRKIHFIHGARTTSVRAFKDQIKSRAEQLPNLQATFFTSSPSADEKQGVDYDIQGRIDVSKMDANKDLFLDNAQTEFYICGPTSFMNDIANSLKTRGVASERVHMELFGTGGVPV